The nucleotide sequence CACATATCTGATCTCGCGTCCTGTTCCTTCGTCCTGGTAATGAGTTGTTATTCTATTTCGTGCCGGATCATTATCCGTACTATAGATCACGATGCTGTTGCCGTTGGCATCCCGAATTCGTTGGCCTCCAGCACCATTTTGGACTGTCATCCCGTCCGGGAAATACACCGTCCAACTAAGCGATGGGTCGATGACTGCCCACAGATAGCTTCCATCGGTCGAGTAGTAGCTCATGGATTGATGTGTCGTCTCTGGCGTGCTATTGAAGTACCCTTTGAGGAAATCGCGGTTCCCGGGAAACTCAGTCGCATTGTTGGGTCGCAGCTCGTGGGTGGCGCCATCCGGCGTTCTTAAAATGAACCTTACCCATTCTTGTTGGTCTAAAAGAAATTGATAATCCGGATCAAGGGGGTCGGTAGGCGTCAGCCATAGGAAATCCTGAAAAGCGTAATGTCTTTCTAGCTCGTACGTCCGGCCAATGGACCAGCCTCCCTCCGGTGCATCTTGAAGCCGATTGTAGACATATTACTCCGAGCACTAAATATATGACACTATTCATCGCGCCGCATACTGGACGTGCGGTCCGCGAAAGTATCGCCGAACGGCCGAAGGGTGACCTTGAGTGATGCGAAGATAGGATCGAACATGGCCCACCATCTCGCCGATATCCAGGGGACGAATGCGGCCCAAGGCATTGGTCTTGACGTCCTGGTTGAGCAGTTCATCCGGATTCAGTTCGGGGCTGTAGGAGGGCAGCCAGTAAATCCGGACTTGCGCCGTGTGCGCGGTCAACCAGCGGGCGACCGGGCGTGCCCTATGAACCGGATGCCCGTCGGCGATCAGAAAGATTTTCCTCCGCTTCTTGTGGCTCAAACGCACCAGGCGACGGAGAAAGTTCAGAAACACCCGAGAGGTAAAACGCTCACGAAAGACCATGAAAGCCAGCTGTCCCCGATTGGTGATCGAAGAAATCATGTTACAACGGAAGCGCTGGCCGGTTCCCCACACCACCGGCGTCTGGCCGCGTCGCCCATAGCTGCGTCCCGCTTGATGATCGGAGCGCAAGCCCATCTCGTCCAGCCAATGAATCTGCGCCTTTTGGCGTCGAGCCTCCGCGCGCAGGGCCGGGTAT is from Terriglobia bacterium and encodes:
- a CDS encoding IS630 family transposase, translating into MRKQDARSLPGKAQEDLRRRVVEAVQEGLSQSEAARVFGVARGTVNRWMGLLEREGRRALKARRRGRPPESRLAPHQAATTVRMIVSGCPDQLRLPFALWTREAVQQLLGRKFDVQVSVWTVGRYLRAWGLTPQKPVRRAYEQDPGAVRQWLEEEYPALRAEARRQKAQIHWLDEMGLRSDHQAGRSYGRRGQTPVVWGTGQRFRCNMISSITNRGQLAFMVFRERFTSRVFLNFLRRLVRLSHKKRRKIFLIADGHPVHRARPVARWLTAHTAQVRIYWLPSYSPELNPDELLNQDVKTNALGRIRPLDIGEMVGHVRSYLRITQGHPSAVRRYFRGPHVQYAAR